From one Nilaparvata lugens isolate BPH chromosome 2, ASM1435652v1, whole genome shotgun sequence genomic stretch:
- the LOC120349653 gene encoding uncharacterized protein LOC120349653, translating to MIANGYSPNTKLKLLLTVICYLSRSNRFCARMVKVGLGQQVLRVFERWERFDGKMRYRICYYTLQTLQNLCSTSEYPYYNNQHSNFKIKIDLLNADCGGVGVALKENNSRRLTLNLRFFLCSILFG from the exons ATGATTGCTAATGGATATTCACCAAACACAAAGCTCAAACTACTTCTAACAGTCATCTGCTACCTAAGCAGAAGCA ATAGGTTTTGCGCTAGAATGGTAAAAGTTGGTCTTGGACAGCAAGTGCTGCGAGTTTTCGAGAGATGGGAAAGATTCGACGGAAAAATGAGATACCGCATCTGCTACTACACACTTCAGACACTGCAAAATCTATGTAGCACCAGTGAGTATCCATATTACAATAATCaacattcaaatttcaaaataaaaatagatctaTTGAATGCTGACTGCGGTGGCGTTGGGGTTGCTTTAAAAGAGAACAACTCAAGACGTCTCACTTTGAATTTGAGATTTTTCCTGTGCTCTATACTTTTTGGGTag